The following proteins come from a genomic window of uncultured Desulfovibrio sp.:
- a CDS encoding cytochrome c3 family protein: MREKLIRFRTTLPCLLLLICGLAALPGAACGNEFVPVTTPAVSKPEMPKVFFPHDKHVDAVEAMNGDCSTCHNMTDAGMSETLKDVTSVPAKKQVAYMHTTCTDCHVKAGKGPRLVDCRVCHSERTASEFAGKKK; this comes from the coding sequence ATGCGGGAAAAACTTATCAGATTCAGAACCACTCTCCCCTGCCTGTTATTATTGATCTGCGGCCTGGCGGCTTTGCCCGGCGCGGCATGTGGCAACGAGTTTGTGCCCGTTACCACGCCCGCCGTGAGCAAGCCAGAGATGCCCAAGGTCTTTTTTCCCCATGACAAGCATGTGGACGCAGTGGAGGCCATGAACGGCGACTGTTCAACCTGCCACAACATGACAGATGCAGGCATGTCTGAAACCCTCAAGGACGTAACATCGGTTCCGGCGAAAAAGCAGGTTGCTTACATGCACACCACCTGCACCGATTGCCACGTCAAAGCTGGCAAGGGCCCGCGTCTTGTGGACTGCCGAGTCTGCCACAGCGAACGCACCGCATCTGAGTTTGCCGGCAAGAAGAAGTAG
- the rpoC gene encoding DNA-directed RNA polymerase subunit beta' encodes MSLDDLFTARGASTNVTNIRNLKAIQISIASPEAIREWSYGEVKKPETINYRTFKPERDGLFCAKIFGPVKDYECNCGKYKRMKHRGIVCEKCGVEVIASKVRRERMGHIELAAPVAHIWFLKTLPSKIGTLLDMTMADLEKVLYFDSYIVLDPGQTNLQKRQVISEDQYLQILDHYGTDEVLTVGMGAEAVRSLLEELELEKLRAELREEGESTKSQTKKKKITKRLKIVEAFLESDNKPEWMIMEVIPVIPPELRPLVPLDGGRFATSDLNDLYRRVINRNNRLKRLMELGAPEIIIRNEKRMLQEAVDALFDNGRRGRAIAGTNGRPLKSLSDMIKGKQGRFRQNLLGKRVDYSGRSVITVGPYLKLHQCGLPKKMALELFKPFIYAELEKRGHASTIKSAKKMVEREELVVWDILSEVVREYPILLNRAPTLHRLGIQAFEPLLVEGKAIRLHPLVCSAYNADFDGDQMAVHIPLSVEAQIECRVLMMSTNNILSPANGGPVIVPSQDIVLGLYYMTAERSFEQGEGMSFCAPWEVEAAYDGGQVSLHARVKVRMPDGHIYDTTPGRVLVSDILPEKLGFENVNCVLTKKNIARLVGAAYRQCGIKATVILCDRLKDMGYEFATRAGVTIGVKDLTIPESKKHILAASQAEVDDIEHQYRDGIITRTEKYNKVVDVWTKATQDVSAEMIKDISYDILTDPKTGKQEKNQSFNPIFMMSNSGARGNQDQMRQLAGMRGLMAKPSGEIIETPITSSFREGLSVLQYFTSTHGARKGLADTALKTANSGYLTRRLVDVVQDVIVCEHDCGTVDGIELTHLKDGGDIKTPLAERVIGRVLLYPVFDPDDPNTVLMPENTLIEEKEAQLISDKGISSITVRSPLTCQAERGICALCYGRDLARGHLVNTGETVGIIAAQSIGEPGTQLTMRTFHIGGTASSTIEKNKFEAQNAGRVILNRVRAVTNRDGVELVLGKSGQLTIVDAQGREREKYILPNGARLLVHDGQEVTKGVVLAEWDPFNEPFVCEEEGVIRFTDIIDGKTVQEKVDDITRQASLTIMEYRTTNFRPSISICDEHGSVKKRSHGGTAAVYTLPVGSIIMIKDGADIQAGDIIARKPRETSKTKDIVGGLPRVAELFEVRKPKDMAVVSEIAGTVTYAGESKGKRKLVVTPEIGEAKEYLVPKGKHITAADGDFVEAGDPLTEGYPELHDILRTRGEKYLARYLVDEIQEVYRFQGVGIDDKHIEVIVRQMLKKVTVLDCGGTSFLVGEQVDKAEFKAENQKVIAEGRVPATAEPLVLGITQASLTTSSFISAASFQETTKVLTEASLKGKMDYLRGLKENVIVGRLIPAGTGYREYVNGDIVVPDQKERPDKFLEDLEENPVLVDLNN; translated from the coding sequence ATGAGCCTGGACGATCTTTTCACCGCACGCGGCGCGTCGACCAACGTGACGAACATCCGCAACCTGAAAGCCATCCAGATTTCCATCGCATCGCCCGAAGCCATTCGTGAATGGTCTTACGGCGAAGTGAAAAAGCCGGAAACCATCAATTATCGCACCTTCAAGCCGGAGCGCGACGGCCTGTTCTGCGCCAAGATATTCGGCCCCGTGAAGGACTATGAATGCAACTGCGGCAAATACAAGCGCATGAAGCACCGCGGCATCGTCTGCGAAAAGTGCGGCGTTGAAGTTATTGCCTCCAAGGTGCGCCGCGAGCGCATGGGCCACATTGAGCTGGCCGCGCCCGTTGCCCACATCTGGTTTTTGAAGACCCTGCCTTCCAAGATCGGCACCCTGCTCGACATGACCATGGCCGATCTGGAAAAGGTGCTGTATTTCGACTCCTACATCGTTCTTGATCCCGGTCAGACCAATCTGCAGAAGCGTCAGGTCATTTCTGAAGACCAGTACCTCCAGATTCTTGACCACTATGGCACGGACGAAGTTCTGACCGTGGGCATGGGCGCCGAAGCCGTGCGCAGCCTGCTGGAAGAGCTGGAGCTGGAAAAGCTGCGCGCCGAACTGCGCGAAGAAGGCGAATCCACCAAGAGCCAGACCAAGAAGAAAAAGATCACCAAGCGCCTCAAGATTGTTGAAGCTTTCCTTGAGTCGGACAACAAGCCCGAATGGATGATTATGGAAGTCATTCCTGTCATCCCGCCGGAACTGCGTCCTCTGGTGCCGCTGGACGGTGGCCGTTTTGCCACCTCTGACCTCAACGACCTTTACCGTCGTGTGATCAACCGCAACAACCGTCTGAAACGGCTGATGGAACTGGGCGCGCCCGAAATCATCATCCGCAACGAAAAGCGCATGCTTCAGGAAGCTGTGGACGCGCTCTTCGACAACGGTCGTCGTGGCCGCGCCATTGCAGGCACCAACGGTCGCCCGCTCAAGTCGCTTTCCGACATGATCAAGGGCAAGCAGGGCCGCTTCCGTCAGAACCTGCTCGGCAAGCGCGTTGACTACTCCGGCCGTTCGGTTATTACCGTTGGCCCTTACCTCAAGCTGCACCAGTGCGGTTTGCCCAAAAAGATGGCTCTTGAGCTGTTCAAGCCCTTCATCTATGCCGAACTTGAAAAAAGAGGCCACGCCTCCACAATCAAGAGCGCCAAAAAGATGGTGGAGCGTGAAGAGCTGGTAGTGTGGGATATCCTTTCGGAAGTGGTGCGCGAATACCCCATTCTGCTCAACCGCGCCCCTACCCTGCACCGTCTGGGCATTCAGGCCTTTGAACCCCTGCTGGTCGAAGGCAAGGCCATCCGTCTGCATCCGCTCGTCTGCTCGGCCTACAACGCCGACTTTGACGGTGACCAGATGGCCGTGCACATTCCCCTTTCGGTGGAAGCGCAGATAGAATGCCGCGTGCTCATGATGAGCACCAACAACATTCTCTCGCCCGCCAACGGTGGCCCTGTCATCGTGCCTTCTCAGGATATCGTGCTTGGTCTGTACTACATGACCGCCGAGCGCAGCTTTGAGCAGGGCGAAGGCATGAGCTTCTGCGCCCCCTGGGAAGTGGAAGCCGCCTATGACGGCGGACAGGTTTCGCTGCATGCCCGCGTCAAGGTGCGCATGCCCGATGGTCACATATACGACACGACCCCCGGCCGCGTGCTGGTGAGCGACATCCTGCCCGAAAAGCTGGGCTTCGAAAACGTCAACTGCGTGCTCACCAAGAAGAACATTGCGCGTCTCGTGGGCGCGGCCTACCGGCAATGCGGCATCAAGGCCACGGTCATCCTGTGCGACCGCCTCAAGGACATGGGTTACGAATTCGCCACCAGGGCGGGCGTGACCATCGGCGTGAAAGACCTCACCATTCCTGAAAGCAAGAAGCACATTCTGGCTGCCTCGCAGGCGGAAGTGGACGACATTGAACATCAGTACCGCGACGGTATCATCACCCGTACTGAAAAGTACAACAAGGTGGTTGACGTGTGGACCAAGGCCACACAGGACGTCTCGGCAGAGATGATCAAGGATATCTCCTACGACATCCTCACTGATCCCAAAACCGGCAAGCAGGAAAAGAACCAGAGCTTCAACCCGATCTTCATGATGTCCAATTCGGGCGCTCGTGGTAACCAGGACCAGATGCGTCAGCTCGCAGGCATGCGTGGTCTTATGGCCAAGCCTTCTGGTGAAATCATTGAAACGCCTATCACATCTTCGTTCCGCGAAGGTCTGTCGGTGTTGCAGTACTTCACCTCCACCCACGGGGCTCGTAAGGGTCTCGCCGATACCGCCCTCAAGACGGCCAACTCCGGTTACCTTACCCGCCGTCTGGTTGACGTTGTGCAGGACGTTATTGTCTGCGAACACGACTGCGGCACTGTGGACGGCATCGAACTGACCCACCTCAAGGACGGCGGCGATATCAAAACCCCGCTGGCCGAGCGCGTCATTGGCCGTGTGCTGCTCTACCCCGTGTTTGATCCCGATGATCCAAACACCGTGCTGATGCCCGAAAACACGCTTATTGAGGAAAAGGAAGCCCAGCTTATCAGCGACAAGGGCATTTCCTCCATCACCGTGCGCTCGCCCCTTACCTGCCAGGCCGAACGCGGCATCTGCGCCCTCTGCTACGGGCGTGACCTTGCCCGCGGGCACCTGGTCAACACGGGCGAAACCGTGGGTATCATCGCGGCCCAGTCCATCGGTGAACCTGGCACGCAGCTTACCATGCGTACCTTCCACATCGGTGGTACCGCCTCGAGCACCATTGAAAAGAACAAGTTTGAAGCCCAGAACGCGGGTCGCGTTATCCTGAACCGCGTGCGCGCCGTCACCAACCGCGACGGCGTGGAACTGGTGCTCGGCAAGAGCGGCCAGCTCACCATTGTGGACGCTCAGGGCCGCGAACGCGAAAAATACATTCTGCCCAACGGCGCACGCCTGCTTGTCCATGACGGGCAGGAAGTGACCAAGGGCGTTGTGCTGGCCGAATGGGATCCGTTCAACGAACCCTTTGTCTGCGAAGAAGAAGGCGTTATCCGTTTTACGGACATCATCGACGGCAAGACCGTGCAGGAAAAGGTGGACGATATTACCCGTCAGGCATCCCTGACCATTATGGAATACCGCACCACCAACTTCCGCCCGTCCATTTCCATCTGCGATGAACACGGCAGCGTCAAAAAGCGCAGCCACGGCGGCACGGCGGCGGTCTACACCCTGCCCGTCGGCTCCATCATCATGATCAAGGACGGCGCAGACATTCAGGCCGGCGACATCATCGCCCGTAAGCCCCGCGAAACATCCAAGACCAAGGATATCGTGGGTGGTCTTCCGCGCGTGGCCGAGCTCTTTGAAGTTCGCAAGCCCAAGGACATGGCCGTGGTTTCCGAAATCGCGGGTACTGTCACCTACGCTGGCGAATCCAAGGGCAAGCGCAAGCTGGTGGTTACGCCTGAGATCGGCGAGGCCAAGGAATACCTGGTACCCAAGGGCAAGCACATTACCGCTGCCGACGGCGACTTTGTGGAAGCGGGCGATCCGCTGACCGAAGGCTACCCCGAACTGCACGATATTCTGCGCACCCGTGGCGAAAAGTACCTTGCCCGCTACCTCGTGGACGAAATCCAGGAAGTGTACCGCTTCCAGGGCGTGGGTATCGACGACAAGCACATCGAAGTTATTGTGCGTCAGATGCTCAAGAAGGTTACGGTTCTCGATTGCGGCGGCACCAGCTTCCTCGTGGGCGAGCAGGTGGACAAGGCCGAGTTCAAGGCTGAAAACCAGAAGGTCATTGCCGAAGGCCGTGTGCCAGCTACAGCGGAACCGCTGGTGCTGGGTATCACCCAGGCTTCGTTGACCACCTCTTCGTTCATTTCGGCGGCCTCTTTCCAGGAAACCACCAAGGTGCTTACCGAGGCGTCGCTCAAGGGCAAGATGGACTACCTGCGCGGCCTTAAGGAAAACGTCATTGTGGGTCGCCTCATTCCTGCCGGTACCGGCTACCGCGAATACGTCAACGGCGATATCGTGGTTCCCGACCAAAAGGAACGTCCCGACAAGTTCCTTGAAGACCTTGAAGAAAATCCTGTTCTGGTTGACCTGAACAACTAA
- the hmcE gene encoding sulfate respiration complex protein HmcE — protein sequence MLDFITGPLFIISIAVFVVGLLARAVLYVRGLDARLERVAYSYHTERSIPGALASIFKWLIPGGTSGWRAQPVATILFFLLHFGAVLIPLFLLGHTVLLETYVGISLPSLPGGVADVLAIMALSGIVLLALRRLASPALRQLNSGQDWLILLLTFLPFATGLMARLDGGAYQTWMIAHVLSGELFLLLAPFTKLSHIALFFMSRAQIGMDFAIKRGGATRGGAFPW from the coding sequence ATGCTGGATTTCATTACCGGACCGCTTTTCATTATTTCAATTGCCGTATTTGTTGTCGGCCTGCTTGCACGCGCCGTCTTGTATGTGCGCGGCCTTGATGCCCGCCTTGAGCGGGTGGCATACAGCTATCATACCGAGCGCTCCATCCCGGGTGCGCTTGCTTCCATTTTCAAATGGCTTATCCCTGGCGGCACCAGCGGCTGGCGCGCCCAGCCGGTTGCCACCATTCTTTTCTTTCTTTTGCATTTCGGCGCTGTGCTTATACCGCTGTTTCTTCTTGGGCACACGGTTCTGCTTGAAACCTATGTGGGCATAAGCCTGCCGTCGCTTCCCGGCGGCGTTGCCGATGTGCTTGCCATCATGGCTCTTTCCGGCATTGTTCTGCTCGCACTGCGGCGTCTTGCATCACCGGCGCTCAGGCAGCTCAACAGCGGCCAGGATTGGCTTATTCTGCTTTTGACCTTTCTGCCCTTTGCCACGGGTCTTATGGCGCGCCTTGACGGCGGTGCCTACCAGACGTGGATGATAGCCCATGTGCTCAGCGGCGAACTGTTTCTTCTGCTGGCCCCCTTCACCAAGCTTTCGCACATTGCCCTCTTCTTTATGTCCCGTGCGCAGATCGGCATGGACTTTGCCATTAAAAGAGGCGGCGCAACGCGCGGCGGCGCTTTCCCCTGGTAA
- the rpoB gene encoding DNA-directed RNA polymerase subunit beta, which yields MGQLTKQFGKIKVSLPIPHLLNLQIDSYQKFLQEGVSDADRSPEEGLEGVFHTVFPIEDFNKTASLEFVSYEIGEPKYDQAECISKGLTYEAPMRIKVRLVVYDTDEASGNRTIRDIKEQDIYFGTLPLMTEKGTFIINGTERVIVNQLQRSPGIIFEHDGGKTHTSRKVLYSCRIIPMRGSWLDFDFDHKDILYVRIDRRRKMPATILFKAMGMSKEQILEYFYSQEHYRIESASSLFWEVRKDLYRKDNAYADIIDAQGNVIVKAGKPITKRSWRLICEAGIEAIEVRPDTLDAMFLALDVTDPKTGEVLAEAADEITAGLLDRFREAGITRIAVLHTKGTDTSSSIRDTLVQDRIPDQQKAQEEIYRRLRPSSPPTPEIAASFFDNLFRNGDYYDLSPVGRYKLNQRLSLDEADDLRTLTDHDILTAIKVLVQLKDSHGPADDIDHLGNRRVRLVGELVENQYRIGLVRMERAIKERMSLQEISTLMPHDLINPKPVAAVLKEFFGTSQLSQFMDQTNSLSEVTHKRRLSALGPGGLTRERAGFEVRDVHTSHYGRICPIETPEGPNIGLIVSLTTFAKVNDYGFIETPYRVVRNARVTNDVVHLDASREGGQVVAQANARTDADGNLLDEYVTVRVKGEVEMNLREEVTLMDISPSQMVSISAALIPFLEHDDANRALMGSNMQRQAVPLLRAEKPLVGTGMEVDVARDSGACIVAPAPGKVEYVDADRLIVSYEGDVFPKQGGVRAYDLLKFHKSNQNSCFGQKPTCYPGMPVKKGQILADGPGIDEGELALGKNLVVAFMPWCGYNYEDSILISERTVREDTFTSIHIEEFEVVARDTKLGPEEITRDIPNVSEEMLRNLDESGIIRIGAAVKPDDILVGKITPKGETQLTPEEKLLRAIFGEKARDVKNTSLKVPPGVEGTIIDVKVFNRRSGEKDDRTLTIESHDTSVLDQKESDHLRALSDRTRVQIAPHVLGKQIAASVPGKKKGEVLAEVGAALTEDVLEQIPVKKLAGLFKSKEVNDAVADVLKSYDQQVEYLKAIYDSKREKVTEGDDLPPGVIKMVKVHIAIKRKLSVGDKMAGRHGNKGVVSCILPEEDMPFFADGRPVDIVLNPLGVPSRMNIGQIMETHLGWGAKELGRQLAELVDSGAAMQVVREELKGVYNSPEINALVDSMNDEEFKASALKLRNGIVTKTPVFDGATEEEIWGWMDKAGLANDGKTTLYDGRTGVPFKNRVTTGVMYMLKLHHLVDEKIHARSTGPYSLVTQQPLGGKAQFGGQRLGEMEVWALEAYGAAYLLQEFLTVKSDDVTGRVKMYEKIVKGDNFLEAGLPESFNVLVKELMSLGLNVTLHQEEGKKKPKRVGYMKEREEEA from the coding sequence ATGGGCCAGCTCACCAAACAGTTCGGCAAGATCAAGGTTTCCCTCCCTATCCCACATCTGCTGAATCTGCAGATAGATTCTTACCAGAAATTCCTTCAGGAAGGCGTTTCAGATGCCGACCGCAGCCCAGAGGAAGGGCTGGAAGGTGTGTTCCACACCGTCTTCCCCATTGAGGATTTCAATAAGACCGCCAGTCTTGAGTTCGTCAGCTATGAAATCGGCGAACCCAAGTACGACCAGGCCGAGTGCATTTCCAAGGGGCTGACCTACGAGGCACCCATGCGCATCAAGGTGCGCCTGGTTGTCTATGACACCGATGAAGCTTCGGGCAACCGCACCATCCGCGACATCAAAGAGCAGGATATCTATTTTGGCACCCTGCCCCTGATGACGGAAAAGGGCACGTTTATCATCAACGGCACCGAGCGCGTCATCGTTAACCAGTTGCAGCGCTCGCCGGGCATCATCTTTGAGCACGACGGCGGCAAGACCCACACCAGCCGCAAAGTGCTCTATTCCTGCCGCATCATCCCCATGCGCGGCTCGTGGCTCGACTTTGACTTCGACCACAAGGATATTCTGTACGTCCGCATCGACCGCCGCCGCAAGATGCCTGCCACCATCCTGTTCAAGGCCATGGGCATGAGCAAGGAGCAGATTCTTGAATACTTCTACTCGCAGGAGCACTACCGCATTGAGTCGGCCAGCAGCCTGTTCTGGGAAGTGCGCAAGGATCTGTACCGCAAGGACAACGCCTACGCCGACATCATCGATGCGCAGGGCAATGTCATTGTCAAGGCTGGCAAGCCCATCACCAAGCGCAGCTGGCGCCTGATCTGCGAAGCGGGCATTGAAGCCATTGAAGTTCGCCCCGACACGCTGGACGCCATGTTCCTGGCTTTGGACGTGACCGATCCCAAGACCGGCGAAGTGCTGGCTGAAGCCGCGGACGAAATCACCGCAGGCCTGCTCGACCGCTTCCGCGAAGCGGGCATCACGCGCATTGCCGTGCTGCACACCAAGGGCACGGATACGTCTTCGTCCATCCGCGATACTCTGGTTCAGGATCGCATCCCCGACCAGCAGAAAGCGCAGGAAGAAATCTACCGTCGTCTGCGTCCGTCTTCTCCGCCTACCCCGGAAATTGCGGCCAGCTTCTTTGACAACCTGTTCCGCAACGGCGACTACTATGACCTGTCGCCCGTGGGCCGCTATAAACTCAACCAGCGTCTGAGCCTGGATGAGGCTGACGACCTGCGTACGCTGACCGACCACGACATCCTCACCGCCATCAAGGTGTTGGTGCAGTTGAAGGACAGCCACGGCCCCGCCGATGATATCGACCACCTTGGCAACCGCCGTGTGCGTCTGGTGGGCGAACTGGTGGAAAACCAGTACCGCATCGGCCTTGTGCGTATGGAACGCGCCATCAAGGAGCGCATGAGCCTTCAGGAAATTTCCACGCTCATGCCCCACGACCTGATCAATCCCAAGCCTGTGGCGGCTGTGCTGAAAGAATTCTTCGGCACCTCGCAGCTTTCGCAGTTTATGGATCAGACCAACTCGCTCTCCGAAGTGACGCACAAGCGCCGCCTTTCGGCTCTGGGCCCCGGCGGTCTTACCCGTGAACGCGCGGGCTTTGAAGTGCGCGACGTGCACACCTCGCACTATGGCCGCATCTGCCCCATTGAAACGCCTGAAGGCCCGAACATCGGTCTGATCGTTTCGCTGACAACCTTTGCCAAGGTGAACGACTACGGCTTTATCGAAACGCCTTACCGCGTTGTGCGCAATGCCCGCGTTACCAATGATGTGGTGCACCTTGATGCATCCCGCGAAGGCGGTCAGGTTGTGGCTCAGGCCAACGCCCGCACCGACGCCGATGGCAATCTGCTTGACGAATACGTTACCGTGCGCGTCAAGGGCGAAGTGGAAATGAACCTGCGTGAAGAAGTGACCCTGATGGACATTTCGCCCAGCCAGATGGTCTCCATCTCTGCCGCGCTCATTCCCTTCCTGGAACACGACGACGCCAACCGTGCGCTCATGGGTTCAAACATGCAGCGTCAGGCCGTGCCGCTTCTGCGCGCCGAAAAACCCCTGGTGGGCACCGGCATGGAAGTGGACGTGGCCCGCGACTCCGGCGCGTGCATCGTGGCTCCCGCTCCGGGCAAGGTGGAATATGTGGACGCCGACCGCCTCATCGTTTCGTACGAAGGCGATGTGTTCCCCAAGCAGGGCGGCGTGCGCGCCTATGATCTGCTGAAGTTCCACAAGTCCAACCAGAACTCCTGCTTTGGGCAAAAGCCCACCTGCTACCCCGGCATGCCCGTGAAAAAGGGCCAGATTCTGGCTGACGGCCCCGGTATTGACGAAGGCGAACTGGCCCTCGGCAAAAACCTGGTGGTCGCCTTCATGCCCTGGTGCGGTTACAACTACGAAGACTCCATCCTCATTTCCGAGCGCACCGTTCGCGAGGATACCTTTACCTCCATTCATATTGAAGAATTCGAGGTAGTGGCCCGCGATACCAAGCTTGGACCGGAGGAAATCACTCGCGATATTCCCAACGTCAGCGAAGAAATGCTGCGCAACCTGGACGAAAGCGGCATCATCCGCATCGGCGCAGCGGTCAAGCCCGACGATATCCTTGTGGGCAAGATCACGCCCAAGGGCGAAACCCAGCTTACCCCTGAAGAAAAGCTGCTTCGCGCCATCTTCGGCGAGAAGGCGAGGGATGTGAAAAACACCTCCCTCAAGGTTCCCCCGGGAGTGGAAGGCACCATCATTGACGTGAAGGTCTTCAACCGCCGCTCCGGCGAGAAGGACGACCGCACGCTGACCATTGAAAGCCACGACACATCCGTGCTGGACCAGAAGGAATCTGATCACCTTCGCGCTTTGTCCGACCGCACCCGCGTTCAGATTGCCCCGCATGTGCTGGGCAAGCAGATCGCAGCCTCAGTGCCTGGCAAAAAGAAGGGCGAAGTGCTGGCCGAAGTTGGCGCAGCCCTGACCGAAGACGTGCTTGAACAGATCCCCGTGAAGAAACTCGCGGGCCTGTTCAAGAGCAAGGAAGTCAACGACGCCGTGGCCGATGTGCTCAAGTCTTACGACCAGCAGGTTGAATACCTGAAGGCCATTTACGACTCCAAGCGCGAAAAGGTTACGGAAGGCGATGATCTGCCCCCTGGCGTCATCAAGATGGTCAAGGTGCACATCGCCATCAAGCGTAAGCTCTCTGTGGGCGATAAAATGGCTGGCCGCCACGGTAACAAGGGTGTTGTTTCCTGCATTCTGCCGGAAGAAGACATGCCGTTCTTTGCCGACGGTCGCCCCGTGGACATCGTGTTGAACCCCCTGGGCGTGCCTTCACGTATGAACATCGGGCAGATCATGGAAACCCACCTTGGGTGGGGCGCCAAGGAACTGGGTCGGCAGCTGGCCGAACTGGTTGACTCCGGCGCGGCCATGCAGGTTGTGCGCGAAGAACTGAAGGGCGTTTACAATTCGCCTGAAATCAACGCCCTTGTGGACAGCATGAACGATGAGGAATTCAAGGCCTCCGCCCTCAAGCTGCGCAACGGCATTGTTACCAAGACCCCGGTGTTCGACGGCGCGACCGAAGAAGAAATCTGGGGCTGGATGGACAAGGCTGGTCTTGCCAACGACGGCAAAACCACCCTGTACGATGGCCGCACGGGTGTTCCCTTCAAGAACCGCGTGACCACGGGCGTCATGTACATGCTCAAACTGCACCACTTGGTTGACGAAAAAATCCATGCCCGTTCCACTGGCCCCTACTCGCTGGTGACGCAGCAGCCCCTCGGCGGTAAAGCCCAGTTCGGTGGTCAGCGTCTTGGTGAAATGGAAGTGTGGGCTCTGGAAGCTTACGGCGCGGCCTATTTGCTGCAGGAATTCCTTACGGTCAAGTCGGACGACGTGACCGGACGCGTGAAGATGTACGAAAAGATCGTCAAGGGCGACAACTTCCTTGAAGCCGGTCTGCCCGAATCCTTCAACGTGTTGGTGAAGGAACTCATGAGCCTTGGCCTCAACGTGACCCTGCATCAGGAAGAAGGCAAGAAAAAGCCCAAACGCGTGGGCTATATGAAAGAACGCGAGGAAGAGGCGTAA